GCTCCGGTTCCGGGACGGCTCTAAGACGGTTCCGGGACGGCTGCCAACAACTGCGCGGTAGTACCCAACATATGTCCATAGACGACCCGGACGCCCAGACAGCATGCGAACGCCCGTGTTCGATCGTCTCGCCGGAGGCACGGTGAGGCGATGATCGATCCGACCGCCCTGCTCCGCGTCGATCTCGCGTTGTTTTTCGGCATCGGCCTCCTCGGCGGCCTCCACTGCATCGGTATGTGTGGCCCGATCGTCTCGATGTACGACGACGCGAGGACGCGGACGCGCGCCGACGGCGGCGTGCCGACGGGACGGCTGTATCACCACGGGCTGTTCAACCTCGGCCGGACCGTGAGCTACACGTTCTTGGGCGGGGTCTTCGGCGCATTAGGCGGCGTTGTGTATCTGACGATGGCGTCGCTGCTGGCGGTCACGAACGTGGTCCGGGGGACGGTCGGCGTCGCGCTCGGCGGGCTCATCGTGTATCACGGCGTCAACACCGCCCTGGGTGGACACGGAACCGTCCTTCGTCGGCTCCCGATCCCGGGGATCACGACTGGACGGCTGTTGAACGGGGCGTCCGACCGGGTCGCTCGCGCCGCGGCGGGCCGCGGCATCGTCGGGCTGGGGTTGCTTCACGGGTTGGTCCCGTGTCCGATGCTGTACGCCGCGTTTTTGTACGTCTTCGCGGTCGGGTCAGCGGCGAACGGCGCGGCGGCGCTCGCGGCGTTCGGCCTCGGGACCGTCCCGTCGGTATTTTTCTACGGGACGACGCTCGGATCGCTCGACCCGGCCCGTATGTCCTCGCTGCACCGCCTTTTGGGCGTCG
The genomic region above belongs to Natronomonas moolapensis 8.8.11 and contains:
- a CDS encoding sulfite exporter TauE/SafE family protein produces the protein MDPTALLRVDLALFFGIGLLGGLHCIGMCGPIVSMYDDARTRTRADGGVPTGRLYHHGLFNLGRTVSYTFLGGVFGALGGVVYLTMASLLAVTNVVRGTVGVALGGLIVYHGVNTALGGHGTVLRRLPIPGITTGRLLNGASDRVARAAAGRGIVGLGLLHGLVPCPMLYAAFLYVFAVGSAANGAAALAAFGLGTVPSVFFYGTTLGSLDPARMSSLHRLLGVAFVALGYVLFAHGAMALGVHLPHPRLPHYLPEELQAGGH